A genomic stretch from Streptosporangium album includes:
- a CDS encoding CehA/McbA family metallohydrolase has protein sequence MRALRVTGRWTMEDRLAAPVHDVPFELPAGARGFTVRLSYDRSAGVLDLGCSGPLGFRGWSGGARSEYTITPVWATPGYLSGEPEPGVWRVLLGLHRVPPGGLPYELSVIPHLSPPVTPPARPGLRPPPPPREPAAVRRALPSLDGLRWLAGDLHAHTVHSDGSLSVSELACLAADRGLDFLAVTDHNTVSHHAELPAAATFAAITLVPGQEVTTDLGHANAFGDIGWIDFRQSPDQWARTVEDRGGVLSINHPVAGDCAWRHPMTGRPPAVEVWHWSWWDRTWGAPLAWTQTWSAGATMVGGSDYHRPEEGHPPGDPTTWVLAADPLEGLRAGATAVSATPDGPLLLRHGDDFLIVGGDGLVLWGPDTRRAVIGDRVTVPARPGPHRLETYRNEVMALCT, from the coding sequence ATGAGGGCGCTGCGCGTCACCGGCCGGTGGACGATGGAGGACCGGCTCGCCGCTCCCGTCCACGACGTCCCCTTCGAACTGCCCGCCGGCGCCCGGGGCTTCACCGTGCGGCTCTCCTACGACCGCTCCGCGGGGGTGCTGGACCTCGGCTGCTCCGGGCCGCTGGGTTTCCGCGGCTGGTCGGGAGGGGCCCGCTCCGAGTACACGATCACCCCCGTCTGGGCCACCCCGGGCTACCTGTCCGGCGAGCCCGAACCCGGCGTGTGGCGGGTGCTCCTCGGCCTCCACCGCGTCCCGCCGGGCGGGCTGCCGTACGAGCTGAGCGTCATCCCGCACCTGTCCCCGCCCGTCACGCCCCCCGCCAGGCCCGGTCTGCGGCCCCCTCCCCCGCCCCGCGAACCGGCCGCCGTCAGACGCGCCCTGCCCTCTCTCGACGGGCTGCGCTGGCTGGCCGGAGACCTGCACGCCCATACCGTCCACTCCGACGGCTCGCTCAGCGTCTCCGAGCTCGCCTGCCTGGCGGCCGACCGAGGTCTGGACTTCCTCGCCGTCACCGACCACAACACCGTCAGCCACCATGCCGAGCTGCCCGCCGCCGCGACCTTCGCCGCCATCACCCTGGTCCCCGGCCAGGAGGTCACCACCGACCTCGGTCACGCCAACGCCTTCGGCGACATCGGCTGGATCGACTTCCGCCAGAGCCCCGACCAGTGGGCCCGCACCGTAGAGGACAGGGGCGGGGTGCTGTCGATCAACCATCCCGTCGCAGGGGACTGCGCCTGGCGCCACCCCATGACCGGGCGGCCGCCCGCCGTCGAGGTGTGGCACTGGAGCTGGTGGGACCGGACCTGGGGCGCGCCGCTGGCCTGGACGCAGACCTGGTCCGCCGGGGCGACGATGGTCGGCGGCAGCGACTACCACCGGCCCGAGGAGGGCCATCCGCCCGGCGACCCCACCACCTGGGTGCTCGCCGCAGACCCCCTGGAGGGGCTGCGCGCCGGTGCCACCGCCGTCTCCGCCACCCCCGACGGGCCGCTGCTGCTCCGCCACGGCGACGACTTCCTCATCGTCGGCGGCGACGGGCTGGTGCTGTGGGGACCGGACACGAGGCGGGCCGTCATCGGCGACAGGGTCACCGTCCCGGCCCGGCCCGGGCCCCATCGGCTGGAAACGTACCGCAACGAGGTGATGGCACTGTGCACGTGA
- a CDS encoding Gfo/Idh/MocA family protein, with product MHVKIAIAGLGVAAQVMYLPLLARRRDLFEVSAVCDLDPAQAETVGRQSGARWFADPVAMLDHGGFDALIVLTAGSHGALVAAALERGHAVLCEKPLAYSQAEVRAMKNETRLMVGYMKQYDPAVRRAVALLGGRAVRHLDVTVLHPTGEAQLAFARVRPSRPSPAALEPWIRADEDALDTALGTATSPQVRSLYSGVVLGSLCHDLALLRAFSGPPATVEHTAVWDGPSLEVSGALKEGRYGLRWHYLPGHPAYRETVAVHHEDGTLELVFPSPYLLNAPTVLTSSSLDGTTEVRAVHRDVPEAFERQLEAFHAFVTEGTPPLTGLAGGLADIVTAQQIIRSVAGPSIGGEAHDA from the coding sequence GTGCACGTGAAGATCGCGATCGCGGGGCTGGGGGTCGCCGCGCAGGTCATGTACCTGCCGCTGCTGGCCAGACGCCGGGACCTGTTCGAGGTGAGCGCCGTGTGCGACCTCGACCCCGCGCAGGCCGAGACCGTCGGGAGGCAGAGCGGGGCGCGCTGGTTCGCCGACCCCGTGGCGATGCTCGACCACGGGGGCTTCGACGCGCTCATCGTGCTCACCGCCGGATCCCACGGGGCCCTCGTCGCCGCCGCGCTGGAGCGCGGCCACGCCGTCCTGTGCGAGAAACCCCTCGCCTACAGCCAGGCCGAGGTGCGCGCGATGAAGAACGAGACGCGGCTGATGGTGGGCTACATGAAGCAGTACGACCCGGCCGTACGGCGGGCCGTCGCGCTCCTGGGCGGACGTGCCGTCCGGCACCTGGACGTCACCGTGCTCCACCCCACCGGTGAGGCACAGCTCGCCTTCGCCCGCGTCCGGCCCTCACGGCCGTCCCCCGCCGCGCTCGAACCGTGGATCAGAGCCGACGAGGACGCCCTGGACACCGCCCTGGGCACCGCGACGTCACCCCAGGTCAGGTCGCTCTACTCCGGGGTCGTGCTCGGCAGCCTCTGCCATGACCTGGCGCTGCTGCGCGCCTTCAGCGGCCCGCCCGCCACCGTCGAGCACACCGCCGTGTGGGACGGGCCCTCCCTGGAGGTCAGCGGAGCCCTCAAGGAGGGCCGGTACGGCCTGCGCTGGCACTACCTGCCCGGTCATCCCGCCTACCGGGAGACCGTCGCCGTGCACCACGAGGACGGCACGCTGGAGCTGGTCTTCCCCTCCCCCTACCTGCTGAACGCCCCCACGGTCCTGACCTCCTCCTCCCTGGACGGGACCACGGAGGTCAGGGCCGTCCACCGGGACGTGCCGGAGGCCTTCGAGCGCCAGCTGGAGGCCTTCCACGCCTTTGTCACCGAGGGCACTCCCCCGCTCACCGGCCTCGCCGGCGGCCTGGCGGACATCGTGACAGCCCAGCAGATCATCAGATCGGTCGCCGGACCGTCCATCGGAGGCGAGGCGCATGACGCCTGA